The bacterium genome segment TGGCCGAGGCGGAGCGTCTTCGGGGAGCCTGATGGCCTCCTGCCAGTTTTGCGGAGCATTGTTTGTCTGAAGATTTCCATGTTCATGCCACAGGCCTGAGAAAATCCTTCGGGGCGCTGCACGCCGTGGACGGGATTTCGTTTCACGTCCGGCGGGGGGAGTGCTACGGCTTTTTGGGGCCGAACGGCGCGGGCAAAACCACCACCATCCGGATGCTCCATGGGGCTGTCCGCCCGGATGCGGGCGATCTGCGCGTGCTGGACTTCAAAATGCCCCAACAGGCCCGCCTGGCACGCGAGCGGATGGGCATCGTTTCCCAGGAAGATACGCTCGACAGGGAGTTGACGGTCCGCCAGAACCTGTGGGTTTTCGCGATGTATCACGGCATCTCCCGCCGCGACTCCCGCAGCCGGATTGATTCGCTCCTGGATTTCGTCCAGCTCGGAGATAAGGTGGATGCGCAAATCAAGGTTCTCTCGGGCGGAATGAAGCGACGGCTCCACATCGCCCGGGCGCTTCTCCACCAGCCGCAGATCCTGGTTCTCGATGAGCCGACGACGGGGCTCGATCCCCAGGCGCGCCATCTGGTCTGGCAACGCCTCCGCGAGCTTCGCCGGCAGGGGCTGACGATTCTCCTCACCACCCACTATATGGAAGAGGCCGCCCAGCTCTGCGATCGCATTTCGGTGATCGATGAAGGGAAGTTTCTGGTGGAGGGCGGGCCCGCAGAACTGGTGGAAGCGCATGTGGGAGAAGAAGTACTCGAATTCCGCGGCATGGAAGAGGACGAGAAAAACATCCTCTCCGCCCTGGAGGGTCTTCCCGTTGACTGGGAGCACGCGGGCGATACGCTTTATGTGTATTGCCGCAACGGAACCCCCATCATGGAACGCCTGATATCCAGCGGGAGGTCGGATTTCATCCGGCGGCCTGCCTCACTCGAGGATTTGTTTCTGCGCCTTACCGGCCGGGAGATACGCGAATGATGCTCTCCGGGTTTGCCCCGAGCCACCGGGCCTACCGCGTCTGGATCCGGCATCTGGTCTATTACCGCTCCTATTTTCTCGCCGAGTGGGCGGGCAATCTGGGAGAGCATTTCCTCTGGCTCCTCGCGTTCGGCTACGGGCTGGGAAGGCTCGTCCCCTCCCTGGACGGATTGAGCTACGCCCAGTTCATCGGGCCGGGGATTGTCGTTTCGATCGCCATGTGGACCTCCTCCTACGAGTCCACCTACGGCGTCTTCTCCCGAATGCGGATTCAGAACATCTACGAGGC includes the following:
- a CDS encoding ATP-binding cassette domain-containing protein; translation: MSEDFHVHATGLRKSFGALHAVDGISFHVRRGECYGFLGPNGAGKTTTIRMLHGAVRPDAGDLRVLDFKMPQQARLARERMGIVSQEDTLDRELTVRQNLWVFAMYHGISRRDSRSRIDSLLDFVQLGDKVDAQIKVLSGGMKRRLHIARALLHQPQILVLDEPTTGLDPQARHLVWQRLRELRRQGLTILLTTHYMEEAAQLCDRISVIDEGKFLVEGGPAELVEAHVGEEVLEFRGMEEDEKNILSALEGLPVDWEHAGDTLYVYCRNGTPIMERLISSGRSDFIRRPASLEDLFLRLTGREIRE